A genomic segment from Candidatus Methylomirabilota bacterium encodes:
- a CDS encoding efflux RND transporter permease subunit → MLQRIFELSLENRFLVLILTALLVLGGIMALRDLPIDAVPDITTVQVQVLTKTAPMGPVEVERYVTFPIEAAMSGLPDLQELRSVSRFGLSAVTIVFKDHVNAYFARQLVAERMATAKEQIPAGFGTPDLAPISTGLGEVYQFVVKGDSFTPMQLREILDWQIAYRLRTVPGVVEVSQWGGYTKQYHVIVDQRKLVSYRIPIGRVFEELEKNNAIAGGGYIEHNGEAYVIRGEGLVENQDDLSRIMIGTGPGGTPITVAQLGQVRIDSMPRIGAATRNAEGETVVAMTLMLRGGNGRVVAERIKDEVERMKSTLPSGVSIEPYYDRSDLVNKVIRTVTNNLIEGALLVVAVLLLLLGNLRGGLIVAAAIPLSMLVAFTGMVQTGISGNLMSLGAIDFGLIVDGAVVMIENIIRHLAEERSVRREERPLIILRAGREVLRPIFFAVSIIVIVYLPILTLQGVEGKMFKPMAFTVIFALIGSLILSFTLMPVLASLFLQGSISEGDSWLLRRVKILYLPRLAWCVHHPKMTALVAASAFVISLAFVPFLGGEFIPQLDEGDIVLQTWRLPSTALDQSIKDSHEIERTLLRFPEVRQVVSRIGSPEVATDVMGMEASDVFVALRPHSEWKPGMTKEKLIDQLAAALSSEVPGVGMSFTQPIEMRFNEMIAGVRSDVGLKIFGDDLNVLKGKGDQAAHILRQIPGGQDVRVEQVTGLPALRIQVDRRRIARYGINAADVLAAVEAAGAGRVVGTVFEGQRRFPLVVRAAGSSRTDLPSFQDLPVAAPNGALIPLAQLASVSIEEGPAQVSREDISRRIVVEANVRGRDLSSFVREAQDRIAKELTLPSGYHLKWGGQFENLARATSRLAIVVPLSLCLIFVLLYTTFNAVRPALLIFLNVPLAVTGGVLALATRGLPFSISAGVGFIALFGVAVLNGVVLMSYILHLREEGLSARDAALKAAEIRLRPVLMTALVAGLGFIPMALSHGVGAEVQRPLATVVIGGLVTSTLLTLFVLPSLYRWFERDAADSA, encoded by the coding sequence ATGCTCCAGCGCATTTTTGAGCTTTCTTTGGAGAATCGATTTCTTGTCTTGATCCTGACCGCTCTGCTCGTCCTCGGAGGAATTATGGCCTTGCGCGACCTGCCGATTGATGCTGTCCCGGACATCACGACGGTCCAGGTACAGGTTCTTACCAAAACAGCGCCCATGGGCCCAGTGGAAGTAGAGCGATATGTCACCTTCCCGATCGAAGCGGCCATGAGCGGTCTACCGGACCTGCAAGAGCTTCGCTCGGTGAGCCGATTCGGTCTATCGGCTGTCACCATCGTGTTCAAGGATCACGTCAACGCCTACTTTGCTCGACAACTGGTGGCCGAACGGATGGCTACAGCCAAAGAGCAGATTCCCGCAGGGTTCGGGACGCCCGACCTCGCGCCGATCTCCACAGGGCTGGGCGAGGTCTACCAGTTCGTGGTGAAGGGCGATAGTTTTACGCCAATGCAATTGCGCGAGATCCTCGATTGGCAGATCGCGTACAGGCTGCGTACGGTCCCAGGGGTCGTGGAAGTATCGCAATGGGGCGGGTACACGAAGCAGTACCACGTCATCGTAGACCAGAGAAAACTCGTCTCGTACCGAATTCCTATCGGGCGGGTGTTTGAGGAACTTGAAAAGAATAACGCCATCGCCGGCGGCGGCTATATTGAGCACAACGGCGAGGCGTATGTGATTCGAGGCGAGGGGCTGGTCGAAAACCAGGACGACCTGTCCCGGATCATGATAGGCACCGGACCGGGCGGCACGCCGATTACGGTGGCTCAACTGGGTCAGGTGAGAATCGACTCGATGCCCCGGATCGGGGCGGCGACCCGAAATGCTGAAGGAGAGACGGTGGTCGCCATGACGCTGATGCTTCGCGGCGGCAACGGTCGCGTCGTGGCTGAGCGGATTAAAGACGAGGTGGAGCGGATGAAATCGACTCTGCCATCCGGGGTCTCCATTGAGCCGTACTATGACCGATCAGATCTCGTCAACAAGGTCATCCGAACCGTCACCAACAATCTGATCGAGGGAGCGCTGCTGGTCGTTGCCGTTCTGCTCTTGCTCCTCGGCAACCTCCGAGGCGGCCTGATCGTCGCCGCAGCGATCCCCCTCTCCATGCTGGTCGCCTTCACGGGAATGGTGCAGACGGGAATCTCCGGCAATCTGATGAGCCTAGGCGCGATCGATTTCGGGCTGATCGTGGACGGCGCGGTGGTGATGATTGAAAATATCATTCGGCATCTGGCGGAAGAGCGCAGCGTACGACGAGAGGAACGTCCCCTCATTATCCTCCGAGCCGGGCGCGAGGTCCTGCGGCCCATCTTCTTCGCCGTCAGCATTATCGTCATCGTCTACCTGCCGATCCTCACGTTACAGGGCGTCGAGGGGAAGATGTTCAAGCCGATGGCGTTCACGGTCATCTTCGCCCTCATTGGATCGCTGATCCTATCGTTTACGCTGATGCCGGTTCTGGCGTCTCTCTTTCTGCAGGGGTCGATCAGCGAGGGCGATTCATGGCTCCTCCGCCGCGTGAAGATTCTGTACCTGCCGCGACTCGCGTGGTGTGTTCACCACCCGAAAATGACGGCCCTTGTGGCGGCATCGGCCTTTGTCATCAGCCTCGCGTTTGTGCCGTTTCTCGGCGGAGAGTTTATTCCGCAACTCGACGAGGGTGATATTGTGTTGCAGACCTGGCGTCTCCCGAGCACCGCGTTAGATCAATCAATCAAGGACTCTCATGAGATTGAGCGTACCCTCCTGCGTTTTCCGGAGGTGCGGCAGGTGGTGTCGAGAATCGGGTCTCCCGAAGTGGCGACCGACGTGATGGGGATGGAGGCATCCGATGTCTTCGTGGCTCTCCGACCGCATAGCGAGTGGAAGCCTGGCATGACAAAAGAGAAGTTGATCGATCAGCTCGCTGCGGCCCTCTCGTCAGAGGTTCCTGGCGTAGGCATGAGCTTTACCCAGCCGATCGAGATGCGTTTCAACGAAATGATCGCCGGCGTCCGGTCCGATGTCGGGCTGAAGATTTTCGGGGACGATCTCAACGTCTTAAAAGGAAAGGGCGACCAGGCAGCCCACATCCTGCGACAGATCCCTGGTGGCCAGGATGTCCGGGTCGAGCAGGTGACCGGCCTCCCGGCCCTGCGGATTCAGGTGGACCGGCGGCGGATCGCCAGGTATGGTATCAACGCCGCGGATGTCCTGGCTGCTGTGGAGGCTGCCGGCGCCGGGAGAGTAGTAGGAACGGTCTTTGAAGGGCAGCGGCGATTCCCCCTGGTTGTCCGAGCGGCCGGCAGCAGCCGTACTGATCTGCCTTCCTTCCAGGACTTGCCGGTGGCGGCGCCAAACGGCGCCCTTATCCCCTTAGCCCAACTGGCCTCTGTCAGTATCGAAGAGGGCCCGGCCCAGGTGAGTCGTGAAGATATCAGCCGGCGGATCGTTGTGGAAGCGAATGTGAGAGGTCGTGACCTAAGCTCATTTGTGCGCGAGGCGCAGGACCGAATTGCCAAAGAACTCACACTGCCTTCGGGCTATCATCTCAAATGGGGCGGGCAGTTTGAAAACCTGGCGCGGGCAACCAGTCGCCTGGCCATCGTGGTTCCTCTCTCGCTGTGCCTGATCTTTGTCCTGCTGTACACCACCTTTAATGCAGTCCGACCTGCGCTGCTGATCTTCCTGAACGTCCCGCTGGCGGTGACCGGTGGGGTTCTTGCCCTGGCCACGCGCGGATTACCGTTCAGTATTTCGGCAGGCGTAGGCTTCATTGCGCTGTTCGGGGTGGCTGTCCTGAATGGCGTGGTCCTGATGAGCTATATCCTGCACCTTCGCGAGGAAGGGTTGTCGGCGCGTGATGCCGCGTTGAAGGCCGCCGAGATCCGTCTACGGCCGGTCTTGATGACGGCGTTGGTCGCCGGTCTCGGATTCATCCCGATGGCGCTGTCCCATGGCGTGGGCGCCGAGGTCCAGCGCCCGCTGGCTACCGTCGTCATCGGCGGCCTGGTGACATCCACACTGCTGACACTCTTCGTGCTGCCGAGCCTCTACCGCTGGTTTGAGCGCGACGCCGCAGACTCTGCCTAA